A part of Muntiacus reevesi chromosome 12, mMunRee1.1, whole genome shotgun sequence genomic DNA contains:
- the PDP1 gene encoding pyruvate dehyrogenase phosphatase catalytic subunit 1 isoform X1, which translates to MDRPVPGRASAGVRAPAASSCSSAAPEGRMCVCPGPRRIGIPVRSSSLPLFSDAMPAPTQLFFPLIRNCELSRIYGTACYCHHKHLCCSPTYIPQSRPRYAPHPAYATFYRPKESWWQYTQGRRYASTPQKFYLTPPQVNSILKANEYSFKVPEFDGKNVSSVLGFDSNQLPANAPIEDRRSAATCLQTRGMLLGVFDGHAGCACSQAVSERLFYYIAVSLLPHETLLEIENAVESGRALLPILQWHKHPNDYFSKEASKLYFNSLRTYWQELIDLNTGESTDIDVKEALINAFKRLDNDISLEAQVGDPNSFLNYLVLRVAFSGATACVAHVDGVDLHVANTGDSRAMLGVQEEDGSWSAVTLSNDHNAQNEREVERLKLEHPKNEAKSVVKQDRLLGLLMPFRAFGDVKFKWSIDLQKRVIESGPDQLNDNEYTKFIPPNYYTPPYLTAEPEVTYHRLRPQDKFLILATDGLWETMHRQDVVRIVGEYLTGMHHQQPIAVGGYKVTLGQMHGLLTERRAKMSSVFEDQNAATHLIRHAVGNNEFGAVDHERLSKMLSLPEELARMYRDDITIIVVQFNSHVVGAYQNQEQ; encoded by the exons ATGGACCGGCCGGTCCCGGGGCGCGCCTCCGCCGGCGTCCGGGCCCCCGCCGCTTCCAGCTGTAGCTCCGCGGCTCCCGAGGG gagaatgtgtgtgtgtcccGGGCCCAGACGAATTG GAATCCCAGTCAGAAGTTCCAGCTTGCCACTGTTCTCTGATGCCATGCCAGCACCAACTCAACTGTTTTTCCCTCTGATTCGTAACTGTGAACTGAGCAGAATCTATGGCACTGCATGTTACTGCCACCACAAACATCTCTGCTGCTCACCCACTTATATTCCGCAGAGTCGCCCAAGATACGCACCCCATCCAGCGTATGCTACCTTTTACAGGCCAAAGGAGAGCTGGTGGCAGTACACCCAAGGAAGGAGATATGCTTCCACGCCGCAGAAGTTTTACCTCACACCTCCCCAAGTCAATAGCATCCTGAAAGCTAATGAGTACAGTTTCAAAGTGCCAGAATTTGATGGCAAAAATGTCAGTTCTGTCCTTGGATTTGACAGCAATCAGCTGCCCGCAAACGCACCCATTGAGGACCGGAGGAGTGCAGCAACCTGCTTGCAGACCAGAGGGATGCTTTTGGGGGTTTTCGATGGCCACGCAGGCTGTGCTTGCTCCCAGGCAGTTAGTGAAAGACTCTTTTATTATATTGCTGTCTCTTTGTTACCCCACGAGACTTTGCTGGAGATCGAAAATGCCGTGGAGAGCGGTCGAGCCCTCCTACCCATTCTCCAGTGGCACAAGCACCCCAACGATTACTTCAGTAAGGAGGCGTCCAAGTTATATTTCAACAGCTTGAGGACTTACTGGCAAGAGCTTATTGACCTCAACACTGGGGAGTCAACTGATATTGATGTTAAGGAGGCTTTGATTAATGCTTTCAAGAGGCTTGATAATGACATCTCCTTGGAGGCTCAAGTCGGAGATCCCAATTCTTTCCTCAACTACCTGGTGCTTCGAGTGGCATTTTCTGGGGCCACAGCTTGCGTGGCCCATGTGGATGGCGTTGACCTTCATGTGGCCAACACTGGCGATAGCAGAGCCATGCTGGGGGTGCAGGAAGAGGACGGCTCTTGGTCGGCAGTCACGCTATCTAATGACCACAATGCTCAGAATGAGAGAGAAGTGGAACGGCTGAAACTGGAGCACCCCAAGAACGAGGCCAAGAGTGTGGTGAAACAGGATCGGCTGCTTGGCTTGCTGATGCCTTTTCGGGCTTTTGGAGATGTCAAGTTCAAATGGAGCATTGACCTTCAGAAGAGAGTGATAGAATCTGGCCCAGACCAGTTGAATGACAATGAATACACCAAGTTCATCCCTCCTAATTATTACACACCTCCTTATCTCACTGCTGAACCAGAAGTAACTTACCACCGATTAAGGCCACAGGATAAATTTCTGATACTGGCAACTGATGGGCTGTGGGAGACAATGCACAGGCAGGATGTGGTTAGGATTGTGGGTGAGTACCTAACAGGCATGCATCACCAGCAGCCAATAGCCGTTGGTGGCTATAAGGTGACTCTGGGGCAGATGCATGGCCTTTTAACAGAACGGAGAGCTAAGATGTCATCAGTGTTTGAGGACCAGAATGCAGCAACCCACCTTATTCGCCATGCTGTGGGCAACAATGAGTTTGGGGCTGTTGATCATGAGCGCCTCTCCAAAATGCTTAGTCTTCCCGAAGAGCTTGCTCGGATGTACAGAGATGACATTACAATCAttgtagttcagttcaattctcATGTTGTAGGGGCATATCAAAACCAGGAACAGTGA
- the PDP1 gene encoding pyruvate dehyrogenase phosphatase catalytic subunit 1 isoform X2: protein MCVCPGPRRIGIPVRSSSLPLFSDAMPAPTQLFFPLIRNCELSRIYGTACYCHHKHLCCSPTYIPQSRPRYAPHPAYATFYRPKESWWQYTQGRRYASTPQKFYLTPPQVNSILKANEYSFKVPEFDGKNVSSVLGFDSNQLPANAPIEDRRSAATCLQTRGMLLGVFDGHAGCACSQAVSERLFYYIAVSLLPHETLLEIENAVESGRALLPILQWHKHPNDYFSKEASKLYFNSLRTYWQELIDLNTGESTDIDVKEALINAFKRLDNDISLEAQVGDPNSFLNYLVLRVAFSGATACVAHVDGVDLHVANTGDSRAMLGVQEEDGSWSAVTLSNDHNAQNEREVERLKLEHPKNEAKSVVKQDRLLGLLMPFRAFGDVKFKWSIDLQKRVIESGPDQLNDNEYTKFIPPNYYTPPYLTAEPEVTYHRLRPQDKFLILATDGLWETMHRQDVVRIVGEYLTGMHHQQPIAVGGYKVTLGQMHGLLTERRAKMSSVFEDQNAATHLIRHAVGNNEFGAVDHERLSKMLSLPEELARMYRDDITIIVVQFNSHVVGAYQNQEQ, encoded by the exons atgtgtgtgtgtcccGGGCCCAGACGAATTG GAATCCCAGTCAGAAGTTCCAGCTTGCCACTGTTCTCTGATGCCATGCCAGCACCAACTCAACTGTTTTTCCCTCTGATTCGTAACTGTGAACTGAGCAGAATCTATGGCACTGCATGTTACTGCCACCACAAACATCTCTGCTGCTCACCCACTTATATTCCGCAGAGTCGCCCAAGATACGCACCCCATCCAGCGTATGCTACCTTTTACAGGCCAAAGGAGAGCTGGTGGCAGTACACCCAAGGAAGGAGATATGCTTCCACGCCGCAGAAGTTTTACCTCACACCTCCCCAAGTCAATAGCATCCTGAAAGCTAATGAGTACAGTTTCAAAGTGCCAGAATTTGATGGCAAAAATGTCAGTTCTGTCCTTGGATTTGACAGCAATCAGCTGCCCGCAAACGCACCCATTGAGGACCGGAGGAGTGCAGCAACCTGCTTGCAGACCAGAGGGATGCTTTTGGGGGTTTTCGATGGCCACGCAGGCTGTGCTTGCTCCCAGGCAGTTAGTGAAAGACTCTTTTATTATATTGCTGTCTCTTTGTTACCCCACGAGACTTTGCTGGAGATCGAAAATGCCGTGGAGAGCGGTCGAGCCCTCCTACCCATTCTCCAGTGGCACAAGCACCCCAACGATTACTTCAGTAAGGAGGCGTCCAAGTTATATTTCAACAGCTTGAGGACTTACTGGCAAGAGCTTATTGACCTCAACACTGGGGAGTCAACTGATATTGATGTTAAGGAGGCTTTGATTAATGCTTTCAAGAGGCTTGATAATGACATCTCCTTGGAGGCTCAAGTCGGAGATCCCAATTCTTTCCTCAACTACCTGGTGCTTCGAGTGGCATTTTCTGGGGCCACAGCTTGCGTGGCCCATGTGGATGGCGTTGACCTTCATGTGGCCAACACTGGCGATAGCAGAGCCATGCTGGGGGTGCAGGAAGAGGACGGCTCTTGGTCGGCAGTCACGCTATCTAATGACCACAATGCTCAGAATGAGAGAGAAGTGGAACGGCTGAAACTGGAGCACCCCAAGAACGAGGCCAAGAGTGTGGTGAAACAGGATCGGCTGCTTGGCTTGCTGATGCCTTTTCGGGCTTTTGGAGATGTCAAGTTCAAATGGAGCATTGACCTTCAGAAGAGAGTGATAGAATCTGGCCCAGACCAGTTGAATGACAATGAATACACCAAGTTCATCCCTCCTAATTATTACACACCTCCTTATCTCACTGCTGAACCAGAAGTAACTTACCACCGATTAAGGCCACAGGATAAATTTCTGATACTGGCAACTGATGGGCTGTGGGAGACAATGCACAGGCAGGATGTGGTTAGGATTGTGGGTGAGTACCTAACAGGCATGCATCACCAGCAGCCAATAGCCGTTGGTGGCTATAAGGTGACTCTGGGGCAGATGCATGGCCTTTTAACAGAACGGAGAGCTAAGATGTCATCAGTGTTTGAGGACCAGAATGCAGCAACCCACCTTATTCGCCATGCTGTGGGCAACAATGAGTTTGGGGCTGTTGATCATGAGCGCCTCTCCAAAATGCTTAGTCTTCCCGAAGAGCTTGCTCGGATGTACAGAGATGACATTACAATCAttgtagttcagttcaattctcATGTTGTAGGGGCATATCAAAACCAGGAACAGTGA
- the PDP1 gene encoding pyruvate dehyrogenase phosphatase catalytic subunit 1 isoform X3: MPAPTQLFFPLIRNCELSRIYGTACYCHHKHLCCSPTYIPQSRPRYAPHPAYATFYRPKESWWQYTQGRRYASTPQKFYLTPPQVNSILKANEYSFKVPEFDGKNVSSVLGFDSNQLPANAPIEDRRSAATCLQTRGMLLGVFDGHAGCACSQAVSERLFYYIAVSLLPHETLLEIENAVESGRALLPILQWHKHPNDYFSKEASKLYFNSLRTYWQELIDLNTGESTDIDVKEALINAFKRLDNDISLEAQVGDPNSFLNYLVLRVAFSGATACVAHVDGVDLHVANTGDSRAMLGVQEEDGSWSAVTLSNDHNAQNEREVERLKLEHPKNEAKSVVKQDRLLGLLMPFRAFGDVKFKWSIDLQKRVIESGPDQLNDNEYTKFIPPNYYTPPYLTAEPEVTYHRLRPQDKFLILATDGLWETMHRQDVVRIVGEYLTGMHHQQPIAVGGYKVTLGQMHGLLTERRAKMSSVFEDQNAATHLIRHAVGNNEFGAVDHERLSKMLSLPEELARMYRDDITIIVVQFNSHVVGAYQNQEQ, encoded by the coding sequence ATGCCAGCACCAACTCAACTGTTTTTCCCTCTGATTCGTAACTGTGAACTGAGCAGAATCTATGGCACTGCATGTTACTGCCACCACAAACATCTCTGCTGCTCACCCACTTATATTCCGCAGAGTCGCCCAAGATACGCACCCCATCCAGCGTATGCTACCTTTTACAGGCCAAAGGAGAGCTGGTGGCAGTACACCCAAGGAAGGAGATATGCTTCCACGCCGCAGAAGTTTTACCTCACACCTCCCCAAGTCAATAGCATCCTGAAAGCTAATGAGTACAGTTTCAAAGTGCCAGAATTTGATGGCAAAAATGTCAGTTCTGTCCTTGGATTTGACAGCAATCAGCTGCCCGCAAACGCACCCATTGAGGACCGGAGGAGTGCAGCAACCTGCTTGCAGACCAGAGGGATGCTTTTGGGGGTTTTCGATGGCCACGCAGGCTGTGCTTGCTCCCAGGCAGTTAGTGAAAGACTCTTTTATTATATTGCTGTCTCTTTGTTACCCCACGAGACTTTGCTGGAGATCGAAAATGCCGTGGAGAGCGGTCGAGCCCTCCTACCCATTCTCCAGTGGCACAAGCACCCCAACGATTACTTCAGTAAGGAGGCGTCCAAGTTATATTTCAACAGCTTGAGGACTTACTGGCAAGAGCTTATTGACCTCAACACTGGGGAGTCAACTGATATTGATGTTAAGGAGGCTTTGATTAATGCTTTCAAGAGGCTTGATAATGACATCTCCTTGGAGGCTCAAGTCGGAGATCCCAATTCTTTCCTCAACTACCTGGTGCTTCGAGTGGCATTTTCTGGGGCCACAGCTTGCGTGGCCCATGTGGATGGCGTTGACCTTCATGTGGCCAACACTGGCGATAGCAGAGCCATGCTGGGGGTGCAGGAAGAGGACGGCTCTTGGTCGGCAGTCACGCTATCTAATGACCACAATGCTCAGAATGAGAGAGAAGTGGAACGGCTGAAACTGGAGCACCCCAAGAACGAGGCCAAGAGTGTGGTGAAACAGGATCGGCTGCTTGGCTTGCTGATGCCTTTTCGGGCTTTTGGAGATGTCAAGTTCAAATGGAGCATTGACCTTCAGAAGAGAGTGATAGAATCTGGCCCAGACCAGTTGAATGACAATGAATACACCAAGTTCATCCCTCCTAATTATTACACACCTCCTTATCTCACTGCTGAACCAGAAGTAACTTACCACCGATTAAGGCCACAGGATAAATTTCTGATACTGGCAACTGATGGGCTGTGGGAGACAATGCACAGGCAGGATGTGGTTAGGATTGTGGGTGAGTACCTAACAGGCATGCATCACCAGCAGCCAATAGCCGTTGGTGGCTATAAGGTGACTCTGGGGCAGATGCATGGCCTTTTAACAGAACGGAGAGCTAAGATGTCATCAGTGTTTGAGGACCAGAATGCAGCAACCCACCTTATTCGCCATGCTGTGGGCAACAATGAGTTTGGGGCTGTTGATCATGAGCGCCTCTCCAAAATGCTTAGTCTTCCCGAAGAGCTTGCTCGGATGTACAGAGATGACATTACAATCAttgtagttcagttcaattctcATGTTGTAGGGGCATATCAAAACCAGGAACAGTGA